From Blattabacterium cuenoti:
AAATATTTTATATTTTTCTTGTATTAATGAAATAATATAAGATAAAAATACCCCACTTAAACAACCAAAAATAGTGATCATAAATCCTACATAGAAAAATATCATCTTAATTTTATACAAAGAAAATCCCATACTCCATAATGTAAAAAGCTCTTTCAACTTATCTAATTGTAAAATTACAATAGCACTAAATAAATTAAATCCAGTGATTAGTGTCATTAATATGAACAAAAAATAAATAAATATTTTTTCTGTATTCAAAACTTTATAAAAAATTTTTTCTCTTTCTGCACGTGTTATTACATTAAATTTTGGTCCCAATTTTTTTATTAAAATGTTTTTCATATTATTGACGTTGGCTTTATCATGAATCTTTATTTCTAATGCATGAAAAAATTTTTTGTTCGTTATATGTTGAAGTTCAGATAAATCACAAAAAAAATATTTTTTATCCATTTTAGGGATAAAATGAAAAATTCCTTTTATAGAAATTTTTTTTTTCAAAAAAAATGAATCTAAAGGATTTTTTTTGTAATCCAAAATAAATATTTGGAAAGGCAGATTTATTACATGATATAGTATTGGAAAGTATGAAACCATGGAAGACCATCCTACATATATATTCAAATGATCAAATCTATTATTTTTCAAATTTATCCTTTTAAATTTTTTCATTACTTTTTCATATTCCGTATCTACCCCTTTTAAAAGAAT
This genomic window contains:
- a CDS encoding ABC transporter permease; its protein translation is MSTSFYISIRYFFYKKKTNLVNIIVFLSILSISVSTFSLSTILFVFSGLENLNKKFYQTYYPDITVLHSNEEDFFLDDNVIKKIKSIQGIITLSKTMEKKVFFYYNHHEYFILLKGVDTEYEKVMKKFKRINLKNNRFDHLNIYVGWSSMVSYFPILYHVINLPFQIFILDYKKNPLDSFFLKKKISIKGIFHFIPKMDKKYFFCDLSELQHITNKKFFHALEIKIHDKANVNNMKNILIKKLGPKFNVITRAEREKIFYKVLNTEKIFIYFLFILMTLITGFNLFSAIVILQLDKLKELFTLWSMGFSLYKIKMIFFYVGFMITIFGCLSGVFLSYIISLIQEKYKIFKISKRIPFPVKITIEDSSIVVCIILIIGSIISFYSLRRINHIIYNYK